Proteins found in one Camelus bactrianus isolate YW-2024 breed Bactrian camel chromosome X, ASM4877302v1, whole genome shotgun sequence genomic segment:
- the LPAR4 gene encoding lysophosphatidic acid receptor 4 produces MGDRRFIDFQFQDLNSSLRPRLGNATANNTCIVDDSFKYNLNGAVYSVVFILGLITNSASLFVFCFRMKMRSETAIFITNLALSDLLFVCTLPFKIFYNFNRHWPFGDTLCKISGTAFLTNIYGSMLFLTCISVDRFLAIVYPFRSRTIRTRRNSAIVCAGVWILVLSGGISASLFSTTNVNNATTTCFEGFSKRVWKTYLSKITIFIEVVGFIIPLILNVSCSSVVLKTLRKPATLSQIGTNKKKVLKMITVHMAVFVVCFVPYNSVLFLYALVRSQAITSCLLERFAKIMYPITLCLATLNCCFDPFIYYFTLESFQKSFYINTHIRMESLFKTETPLTTKPSLPAIQEEVSDQTTHNGGELMLESTF; encoded by the coding sequence atgggtGACAGAAGATTCATTGACTTCCAATTCCAAGATTTAAATTCAAGCCTCAGACCCAGGTTGGGCAATGCTACTGCCAATAATACTTGCATTGTTGATGATTCCTTCAAGTATAATCTGAATGGTGCTGTCTACAGTGTTGTATTCATCCTGGGTCTGATAACAAACAGTGCCTCTCTGTTTGTCTTCTGCTTCCGCATGAAAATGAGAAGTGAGACTGCTATTTTCATCACCAATCTGGCCCTCTCTGATTTGCTCTTTGTCTGCACTctacctttcaaaatattttacaatttcaaCCGCCACTGGCCTTTTGGTGACACCCTCTGCAAGATCTCTGGGACTGCATTCCTAACCAACATCTATGGGAGCATGCTCTTCCTTACCTGCATTAGTGTGGATCGTTTCCTGGCCATTGTCTATCCCTTCCGATCTCGTACCATTAGGACCAGGAGGAATTCTGCCATTGTGTGTGCTGGAGTCTGGATCCTAGTCCTCAGTGGTGGTATTTCAGCCTCTTTGTTCTCCACCACTAATGTCAACAATGCAACCACCACCTGCTTTGAGGGCTTCTCCAAACGTGTCTGGAAGACTTATCTGTCCAAGATAACCATATTTATTGAAGTTGTTGGTTTTATCATTCCTCTGATATTGAATGTCTCTTGCTCTTCTGTGGTGCTAAAAACCCTCCGTAAGCCTGCTACACTATCTCAAATTGGAACCAATAAGAAAAAAGTGCTGAAGATGATCACAGTGCATATGGCAGTCTTTGTGGTATGCTTCGTACCCTATAACTCAGTCCTCTTCCTGTATGCCTTGGTGCGCTCCCAAGCCATTACCAGTTGCTTGTTGGAAAGATTTGCAAAGATCATGTACCCAATCACCTTGTGCCTTGCAACTCTGAACTGTTGCTTTGACCCTTTCATCTATTACTTCACCCTTGAGTCCTTTCAGAAGTCCTTTTACATCAATACCCATATCAGGATGGAGTCTCTGTTTAAGACTGAAACACCTCTGACCACAAAGCCTTCCCTTCCAGCTATTCAAGAGGAAGTTAGTGATCAAACAACACATAATGGTGGTGAATTAATGCTAGAATCCACCTTCTAG